In a genomic window of Acidobacteriota bacterium:
- the ruvB gene encoding Holliday junction branch migration DNA helicase RuvB yields the protein MAGTGGTEGEESILSPARDADDRRVEPSLRPQRLNEYLGQEKIVELLDIYMQAARRRGEALDHVLLFGPPGLGKTTLAHIIAREMGSALRSTSGPVLERAGDLAAILTNLEPGDVLFIDEIHRLGPTVEEILYPALEDFQLDLVIGAGPMAKTVRIDLPRFTLVGATTRAGLITPPLQGRFGIVHRLDFYGPDVLSVIIQRSAELLEVPVDLGGADEIARRSRGTPRIANRLLRRVRDYAQIEADGRIDRDIANQALLQQEVDEQGLDKIDRRIMELLIEQYGGGPAGLKALAASVGEDEGTIEDFYEPYLVQKGFLQRTRRGRVATKRAYEHLDLEVRGTLF from the coding sequence ATGGCCGGGACGGGCGGCACCGAAGGTGAAGAGAGCATTCTCTCGCCCGCCCGGGACGCTGACGATCGGCGCGTCGAACCGTCGCTTCGGCCGCAGCGGCTGAACGAGTACCTGGGCCAGGAGAAGATCGTCGAGCTGCTCGACATCTACATGCAGGCGGCACGCCGGCGGGGCGAAGCTCTGGACCACGTGCTGCTGTTCGGGCCGCCCGGGCTGGGCAAGACGACTCTCGCGCACATCATCGCCCGGGAGATGGGCTCGGCGTTGCGGTCCACCTCCGGTCCGGTGCTGGAGCGGGCGGGAGACCTGGCGGCGATCCTGACCAACCTCGAACCCGGAGACGTCCTCTTCATCGACGAGATTCACCGTCTCGGCCCGACCGTCGAGGAGATCCTCTACCCGGCGCTCGAGGACTTCCAGCTCGATCTGGTGATCGGCGCGGGGCCGATGGCGAAGACGGTGCGCATCGATCTGCCCCGATTCACGCTGGTTGGCGCCACCACCCGCGCCGGCCTCATCACCCCGCCGCTGCAGGGGCGCTTCGGCATCGTCCACCGGCTCGACTTCTACGGTCCGGATGTCCTCAGCGTGATCATCCAGCGCTCCGCCGAGCTGCTCGAGGTGCCCGTCGATCTGGGCGGCGCCGACGAGATCGCCCGGCGCAGCCGCGGCACCCCCAGGATCGCGAACCGGCTGCTGCGCCGGGTACGCGACTACGCGCAGATCGAAGCGGACGGACGGATCGACCGCGACATCGCCAACCAGGCTCTCCTTCAGCAGGAGGTCGACGAGCAGGGCCTCGACAAGATCGACCGGAGGATCATGGAACTGCTGATCGAGCAGTACGGAGGCGGCCCGGCCGGCCTCAAGGCGCTCGCGGCGTCGGTCGGGGAGGACGAGGGCACGATCGAGGACTTCTACGAGCCGTACCTGGTCCAGAAGGGATTCCTCCAGCGCACCCGCCGCGGCCGGGTGGCCACCAAGCGAGCGTACGAACACCTGGACCTGGAAGTCCGGGGCACCCTGTTCTGA
- the thrA gene encoding bifunctional aspartate kinase/homoserine dehydrogenase I: protein MKVLKFGGSSVADASRLQAAARIVERQLDGCPADGAVVVSALGGVTDRLLALAASALDGAGGDEAARETSALRDHHLKIAAEVATANDLAALSAAIDELCDGLVRELGDCAPAGVTPERPREAWIDRIVCHGELLSTRLLAAALRARGLPAEARDARPLVRTDRSFQAAQVALEPTMNAIASHFAGIGEDGPLQVVTGFLGSTPEGETTTLGRSGSDLTASLVGAALDAERIEIWTDVPGVMTADPRRVEDALPIPRLSYEEMLELSHFGARVVYPPTVTPARRKAIPLLVRSTLDPEHPGTLVDGGRNRERARGTAVTGISSIDDVHLMLLVGDNLVGTPGVAARLFDALAASGASAILISQASSEHSICFAVEPGVSEAARQAVDAEFRSEIESGSVRPLVVERDQSIVAVVGDGMRERPGIAGRVFGILGRRAVNVRAVAQGSSERNISMVVARADQGRAVRWIHREFFHGAASGRLAVYVLGVGGVGSALLRQLAAERGALEERGVDLQLRGLASSRFMELAVRRGGRRLNPGAAADPGGWRAALEQGGEAADLDRLLEHLAETAAGGGRTVLVDVTASGDLSPVYHRALAAGAAVVSANKLPFAGPIADFHAFHADGGANVFHEATVGAGLPVLHTVDLLLGAGDPIESVSGVFSGTLAYLTGELSGRQVWSDAVRRAHRLGYTEPDPRDDLGGLDVARKLLILARLCGADLEMDDVDVEPMLDRPDLADLPLEDYWQRLASADEEMAARFVEARSDGLELAYLAELDTSGEAATARVGLRAVPPDHPVAGMPASDNMFVFRSQRYDARPLIVQGPGAGTELTAGGVFGDILRAWAERGASL from the coding sequence ATGAAAGTACTCAAGTTCGGCGGCTCTTCCGTGGCCGATGCAAGCCGCCTGCAGGCGGCGGCGCGCATCGTCGAACGGCAGCTCGATGGCTGTCCCGCGGATGGTGCGGTGGTCGTGTCCGCCCTCGGTGGGGTCACGGACCGTCTCCTGGCGCTCGCCGCGAGCGCCCTTGACGGCGCTGGAGGCGACGAGGCGGCGCGCGAAACCTCCGCGCTTCGCGACCACCACCTGAAGATCGCCGCCGAGGTCGCCACCGCAAACGATCTGGCAGCCCTCAGCGCGGCTATCGACGAGCTGTGCGACGGCCTGGTCCGGGAACTCGGAGACTGTGCACCCGCCGGGGTCACCCCGGAGCGGCCGCGTGAAGCCTGGATCGACCGGATCGTCTGCCACGGCGAACTCCTGTCGACCCGGCTACTGGCCGCGGCGCTCCGCGCCCGGGGCCTGCCGGCAGAGGCCCGCGACGCGCGCCCGCTGGTGCGGACCGATCGTTCCTTCCAGGCGGCGCAGGTCGCGCTGGAACCGACGATGAACGCGATCGCCTCCCACTTCGCCGGCATCGGCGAGGACGGACCCCTGCAGGTCGTCACCGGCTTCCTCGGCAGCACGCCGGAAGGCGAGACGACAACCCTGGGCCGCAGCGGTTCCGACCTGACGGCGTCCCTGGTCGGCGCCGCGCTCGACGCCGAGCGGATCGAGATCTGGACCGACGTGCCGGGCGTGATGACGGCCGACCCGAGGCGCGTCGAAGACGCCCTGCCGATCCCGCGGCTGAGCTACGAGGAGATGCTCGAGCTCTCCCACTTCGGCGCCAGGGTCGTCTACCCGCCGACGGTCACCCCGGCACGCCGCAAGGCCATTCCCCTGCTCGTTCGCAGCACCCTCGACCCCGAGCACCCCGGAACCCTGGTCGACGGCGGCAGGAATCGGGAGCGGGCCCGCGGCACGGCGGTCACCGGCATCTCCTCTATCGACGACGTCCACCTGATGCTGCTCGTCGGCGACAACCTCGTCGGCACCCCGGGAGTCGCCGCGCGGCTCTTCGATGCCTTGGCGGCGAGCGGCGCCAGTGCGATCCTGATCTCGCAGGCGTCGAGCGAGCACTCGATCTGCTTCGCGGTCGAGCCCGGAGTCTCCGAAGCGGCCCGCCAGGCGGTGGACGCCGAGTTCCGGTCCGAGATCGAGTCCGGATCGGTCCGGCCCCTGGTCGTCGAGCGCGACCAGTCGATCGTCGCGGTGGTCGGCGACGGCATGCGGGAACGCCCAGGCATCGCCGGCCGGGTGTTCGGGATCCTCGGCCGGCGGGCGGTCAACGTGCGGGCGGTGGCCCAGGGCTCGTCCGAGCGGAACATCTCGATGGTCGTCGCCAGGGCCGACCAGGGACGCGCGGTGCGCTGGATCCACCGGGAGTTCTTCCATGGCGCCGCCTCCGGCCGGCTCGCGGTCTACGTGCTTGGCGTCGGCGGCGTCGGCTCGGCGCTGCTCCGGCAGCTCGCCGCCGAGCGGGGGGCGCTCGAAGAGCGGGGCGTCGACCTTCAGCTTCGGGGCCTGGCGAGTTCGCGCTTCATGGAGCTCGCAGTGCGCCGGGGTGGCCGGCGACTGAACCCCGGCGCCGCCGCGGATCCGGGCGGCTGGCGCGCGGCGCTGGAGCAGGGCGGTGAGGCGGCGGACCTCGACCGCCTCCTCGAGCACCTCGCCGAAACCGCTGCCGGCGGCGGCCGGACGGTACTGGTCGACGTCACGGCGAGCGGTGACCTGAGCCCCGTCTACCACCGCGCGCTCGCAGCCGGCGCCGCGGTGGTCAGCGCGAACAAGCTTCCGTTCGCGGGGCCGATCGCGGACTTTCACGCGTTCCACGCCGACGGCGGGGCGAACGTCTTTCACGAGGCGACCGTGGGCGCCGGCCTGCCGGTGCTCCACACGGTCGACCTGCTGCTTGGCGCCGGCGATCCGATCGAGTCGGTCTCGGGCGTCTTCTCCGGAACGCTGGCCTATCTCACCGGCGAGTTGAGCGGTCGGCAGGTATGGAGCGACGCCGTGCGCCGGGCCCACCGGCTGGGCTACACGGAACCGGACCCGCGTGACGATCTCGGTGGACTGGACGTGGCCCGAAAGCTCCTCATCCTGGCCCGGTTGTGCGGCGCCGATCTCGAAATGGACGACGTCGACGTGGAGCCCATGCTCGACCGGCCCGACCTCGCGGACCTGCCGCTCGAGGACTACTGGCAGCGCCTCGCCTCCGCGGACGAGGAGATGGCCGCCCGCTTCGTCGAGGCCAGGTCGGACGGGCTCGAACTGGCCTATCTCGCCGAACTCGACACCAGCGGAGAGGCGGCGACGGCCCGGGTCGGGCTTCGGGCCGTGCCGCCCGACCATCCTGTGGCCGGAATGCCGGCCTCGGACAACATGTTCGTCTTCCGCAGCCAGCGGTACGATGCACGGCCCCTGATCGTCCAGGGACCCGGCGCCGGGACCGAACTCACCGCCGGCGGCGTGTTCGGCGACATCCTGCGCGCCTGGGCCGAGCGGGGAGCCTCACTATGA
- the asd gene encoding aspartate-semialdehyde dehydrogenase, producing the protein MTTKNEPLRAAVLGATGTVGQRFVTLLAGHPWFELTAVAASERSAGKLYRDAVTWIQTRPIDDAVAAMPVQTIDELMDGDFDIVFSALDAGVAKDIEPRFARRCLVVTNASAHRMDADVPLLVPEVNPDHLSLLSPPEGGRALPAGIVANPNCSTIGLVLALKPLADAFGFERISVVTLQAVSGAGLPGISSYQILDNVIPWISSEEEKLEIETGKILGRAVGGTIEPAEVAVSAQCNRVPVVDGHTLCVSVDLKGAPAMEDVREAWRTFRAEPQERGLPSAPARPTVYLGDDEPPQARVHRDLGEGMTTSIGRLRECPILGYRFVALSHNTLRGAAGGALLAAELASARSGRRAA; encoded by the coding sequence ATGACAACCAAGAACGAACCCCTCCGCGCCGCCGTCCTCGGCGCGACCGGCACCGTGGGCCAGCGCTTCGTCACCTTGCTGGCAGGGCACCCCTGGTTCGAGTTGACAGCCGTTGCCGCTTCCGAACGCTCGGCCGGGAAGCTCTACCGCGACGCGGTGACCTGGATTCAGACCCGGCCGATCGACGACGCGGTCGCGGCCATGCCTGTTCAGACGATCGACGAACTGATGGACGGAGACTTCGACATTGTCTTCTCGGCCCTGGACGCCGGCGTGGCGAAAGACATCGAGCCCCGCTTCGCCCGCCGTTGCCTGGTCGTCACCAACGCCAGCGCCCACCGCATGGACGCGGACGTCCCGCTGCTCGTGCCCGAAGTGAACCCGGACCATCTCTCGCTGCTGTCTCCGCCCGAGGGCGGCAGGGCGCTCCCCGCCGGCATCGTCGCCAACCCGAACTGCTCGACGATCGGCCTGGTGCTGGCGCTCAAGCCCCTGGCCGACGCTTTCGGTTTCGAGCGGATCTCCGTCGTGACGCTGCAGGCCGTGTCAGGTGCCGGCCTGCCCGGCATCTCGAGCTACCAGATCCTGGACAACGTGATCCCCTGGATCTCCAGCGAGGAAGAGAAGCTCGAGATCGAAACCGGCAAGATCCTGGGCCGGGCCGTCGGCGGCACGATCGAGCCGGCCGAGGTCGCCGTCTCGGCGCAGTGCAACCGCGTTCCCGTGGTCGACGGGCACACGCTCTGCGTATCTGTCGACCTCAAGGGCGCGCCCGCGATGGAGGACGTTCGGGAAGCCTGGCGAACCTTCCGCGCCGAGCCGCAGGAACGCGGCTTGCCGTCGGCGCCGGCGCGGCCGACCGTCTACCTCGGTGACGACGAGCCGCCGCAGGCCCGCGTCCACCGCGACCTCGGCGAGGGCATGACGACCTCCATCGGCAGGCTGCGGGAGTGTCCGATCCTCGGCTACCGTTTCGTCGCCCTCTCGCACAACACCCTGCGGGGCGCCGCCGGCGGGGCGCTGCTCGCCGCCGAACTCGCCTCCGCCCGCTCCGGTCGACGGGCCGCCTGA
- a CDS encoding homoserine kinase produces the protein MTRLARAFAPASVSNIACGFDILGFALQSESEGDRGPGDIVTACEREPVAGAGGRCPVRIAAIAGDEGRLPLAAERNTAAVAATALIDGEAPGAAVELEIEKRMPLESGLGSSAASAVAAVVAVDALLGLELPAAALLRYALAGEVLASGGPHADNLAPSLLGGLVLVRSLDPEPDVIDLPVPEGLTCALARPHAEVNTKESRARLDRHLPLERAVTQWGNAAALVSALYRSDLELLSRALVDVVAEPARAPGVPGFHAAKAAAVEAGALGCSLSGSGPALFALCDGRAGARQVAAAMAGAFDSSAGLNCDQLVAPLPAPGARVVDGEA, from the coding sequence ATGACACGGTTAGCGCGGGCCTTCGCTCCAGCCTCCGTTTCCAACATAGCCTGCGGATTCGACATCCTGGGCTTCGCTCTGCAGTCGGAGAGCGAGGGGGACCGGGGGCCGGGCGACATCGTCACCGCCTGCGAACGGGAGCCGGTTGCCGGCGCCGGCGGGCGCTGCCCGGTCCGCATCGCGGCGATCGCCGGCGACGAAGGCCGGCTGCCGCTCGCAGCGGAGCGCAACACGGCCGCCGTCGCCGCGACGGCGCTGATCGACGGCGAGGCGCCCGGCGCGGCCGTCGAGCTTGAGATCGAGAAGCGCATGCCGCTCGAGAGCGGCCTGGGCTCGAGCGCCGCCAGCGCGGTCGCGGCGGTTGTCGCGGTCGACGCGCTGCTCGGCCTGGAGCTGCCGGCCGCTGCCCTGCTGCGCTACGCCCTCGCCGGCGAAGTCCTGGCGAGCGGCGGCCCCCACGCGGACAACCTGGCCCCGTCCCTGCTCGGCGGCCTCGTCCTGGTCCGCTCGCTCGATCCGGAGCCGGACGTGATCGACCTGCCGGTGCCTGAGGGCCTGACCTGCGCTCTCGCCCGGCCCCACGCGGAGGTGAACACGAAGGAGTCCCGTGCCCGCCTCGATCGCCACCTGCCGCTCGAGCGCGCCGTGACCCAGTGGGGCAACGCCGCGGCGCTGGTGTCGGCGCTCTACCGTTCCGACCTGGAACTCCTGTCCCGCGCCCTGGTCGATGTCGTCGCCGAGCCCGCGCGCGCGCCGGGCGTACCCGGCTTCCACGCCGCCAAGGCGGCCGCGGTCGAGGCCGGCGCGCTGGGTTGCAGCCTTTCGGGCAGCGGCCCCGCGCTGTTCGCCCTGTGCGACGGCCGCGCCGGCGCCAGGCAGGTCGCGGCAGCCATGGCGGGAGCGTTCGATTCGTCCGCGGGTCTCAACTGCGATCAGCTCGTCGCGCCCCTGCCGGCGCCCGGCGCGCGCGTGGTCGACGGCGAGGCCTAA
- the thrC gene encoding threonine synthase, whose product MRFISTAGRMTPLTLGEALLEGPAPDGGLFVPERLEPLNAGDLATLELLPLTGIAAVLGSRLFGPEVPEEELAALLEDALDFPIPLAPIEPGIHCLELFHGPTLAFKDVASRVMARLMARFATVAGDTETTVIVATSGDTGSAVAHAFSGVAGFRVCVLYPDGLVTEAQRRLFTTLGGNVTAVAVEGTFDDCQSLAREAFADGELRWQRPLASANSINIGRLLPQVFYYFHAWAQLPSPPLDDAGEPLVFSTPSGNFGNLTAGLIAKRIGLPVSRFVAATNVNDVVPAYLGSGDYLPRGSVATISNAMDVGNPSNYARMVHLYSGTGEPLERIRRDLAGRAFDDDATRRAMRDVHDRTGYLLDPHTAVGYLGLKAELEAQGGGTGVVLGTAHPAKFAETVQAAVGIDPPPPPALQRSAHLPERIIEIPADYVALREVLLRDG is encoded by the coding sequence GTGCGCTTCATCAGCACGGCCGGCCGGATGACGCCGCTCACCCTCGGCGAGGCGCTGCTCGAGGGGCCTGCTCCCGACGGCGGCCTGTTCGTTCCCGAACGCCTGGAGCCGCTGAACGCGGGGGACCTCGCCACCCTCGAGTTGCTGCCGCTGACCGGCATCGCCGCCGTCCTCGGCAGCCGCCTCTTCGGTCCGGAGGTCCCGGAGGAGGAACTCGCCGCGCTGCTCGAGGACGCCCTCGATTTTCCGATCCCTCTCGCGCCGATCGAGCCCGGCATCCACTGCCTGGAGCTGTTCCACGGGCCGACACTCGCCTTCAAGGATGTCGCCTCACGGGTCATGGCCCGCCTGATGGCACGCTTCGCGACGGTTGCCGGCGACACCGAAACCACGGTGATCGTGGCGACCAGCGGCGACACCGGCAGCGCCGTGGCCCACGCCTTCAGCGGCGTCGCGGGTTTCCGGGTCTGCGTGCTGTATCCCGACGGCCTGGTCACCGAAGCGCAGCGGCGCCTGTTCACGACCCTGGGCGGCAACGTGACCGCGGTCGCGGTCGAAGGCACCTTCGACGACTGTCAGAGCCTGGCCCGGGAGGCCTTCGCCGACGGCGAGCTGCGGTGGCAGCGGCCCCTCGCCTCGGCCAACTCGATCAACATCGGCCGATTGCTGCCCCAGGTCTTCTACTACTTCCACGCCTGGGCGCAGCTCCCCTCACCGCCGCTCGACGACGCCGGCGAACCGCTCGTGTTCTCGACCCCCAGCGGCAACTTCGGCAACCTGACCGCCGGCCTGATCGCCAAGCGCATCGGCCTGCCCGTCTCCCGTTTCGTGGCGGCGACCAACGTGAACGACGTCGTGCCGGCCTACCTCGGGAGCGGCGACTACCTGCCGCGCGGCTCGGTCGCCACGATCTCGAACGCGATGGACGTCGGCAATCCAAGCAACTACGCCCGCATGGTCCACCTCTACTCCGGCACCGGCGAACCGCTCGAGCGCATCCGCCGCGACCTGGCGGGACGCGCCTTCGACGACGACGCCACCCGCCGCGCCATGCGCGACGTCCACGACCGCACCGGCTACCTGCTCGACCCCCACACCGCCGTCGGCTACCTGGGCCTCAAGGCCGAACTCGAAGCCCAGGGCGGCGGCACCGGCGTCGTTCTCGGCACCGCCCACCCCGCCAAGTTCGCCGAAACCGTCCAGGCCGCCGTCGGCATCGACCCGCCCCCACCGCCCGCCCTCCAACGCTCGGCCCACCTTCCCGAACGCATCATCGAGATCCCGGCCGACTATGTGGCGCTACGCGAGGTGCTGCTCCGCGACGGCTGA
- a CDS encoding NDP-sugar synthase — protein MKGASRRVRALVLCAGRGERLRPLTAAVPKALLPVAGRAVALRTIDLLHRAGCEAAVNLFHLGDAVRRGLESEAVAAGIELRFEVEPELLGTLGAVVNLRDFLADADDVVLVNGDSLCRWPLREALDRHRRSGADVTLQVGWNDRVGGGVEVDGRGLVVGLRDLRVGPVRGRKRTFQGLQVLSRRVLERIPPRPSSNDIVEGLYQPLLRSGGRIVGFRCRRPWHDLGTPRRYLEGALDWGRTAGSRKRRRRFVAPGVSVAPGATVEHSVLEPGSRVGEGAVVERSLVMPGARIGSGAQLLEAIVAPGIRVPGHARIDGQLVTPADWGPGAGSRERDGLVFTPL, from the coding sequence GTGAAAGGCGCCAGCCGGCGGGTACGGGCACTCGTGCTCTGCGCCGGCCGCGGAGAACGGCTGCGGCCGCTGACCGCCGCCGTTCCCAAGGCGCTGCTGCCGGTGGCTGGCCGCGCGGTCGCGTTGCGGACGATCGACCTCCTTCACCGCGCGGGCTGCGAGGCGGCGGTAAATCTGTTCCATCTCGGTGACGCGGTGCGGCGCGGGCTCGAGAGCGAGGCCGTCGCCGCCGGCATCGAGCTCCGCTTCGAGGTCGAACCGGAGCTGCTCGGCACGCTCGGCGCCGTGGTCAACCTGCGGGACTTCCTCGCCGATGCCGACGACGTCGTGCTGGTCAACGGCGACTCGCTCTGCCGCTGGCCGCTCCGCGAGGCGCTGGACCGCCATCGCCGCAGCGGCGCCGACGTCACCCTTCAGGTCGGCTGGAACGACCGCGTCGGCGGCGGCGTGGAGGTCGATGGCCGCGGCCTGGTGGTCGGGCTCCGCGACCTCCGGGTCGGCCCGGTCCGCGGCCGGAAACGCACGTTTCAGGGCCTCCAGGTCCTCTCCCGCCGGGTTCTTGAACGGATCCCGCCTCGCCCGTCTTCGAACGACATCGTCGAGGGGCTCTACCAGCCGCTCCTCCGCTCGGGAGGCCGGATCGTCGGCTTCCGCTGCCGCCGCCCCTGGCACGATCTCGGAACCCCCCGCCGCTACCTCGAAGGCGCCCTGGACTGGGGCCGCACCGCCGGCAGCCGCAAGCGCCGCCGCCGCTTCGTTGCTCCAGGAGTCTCCGTCGCCCCGGGCGCAACCGTCGAGCACAGTGTGCTCGAGCCCGGCAGCCGCGTCGGCGAAGGCGCCGTCGTCGAGCGAAGCCTGGTGATGCCCGGCGCCCGGATCGGCTCGGGCGCGCAACTCCTGGAGGCCATCGTCGCTCCGGGGATTCGCGTCCCTGGCCACGCCCGCATCGATGGACAGCTCGTGACGCCGGCCGACTGGGGTCCGGGTGCTGGCAGCAGGGAACGGGACGGGTTGGTGTTCACGCCCCTTTAG
- a CDS encoding class IV adenylate cyclase has product MAAGREREIKVAVADLDRLRERVRAAGGKLERAAAMESNWVFDRRAAAPSERLRARRELLRLRTDGGGCRLTFKSAPEIRGGVKERAEHEFAVDDPAAARLFLESLGFEVTARYEKVRERWLLLGCEIALDRTPIGDFVEVEQVDPDVPAGGIERVCRRCGIDPERADLRDYLAIYRDHRARHGGLPRDMVFEREGRPSAVGQDARGTGGDSQ; this is encoded by the coding sequence GTGGCTGCCGGGCGCGAGCGTGAGATCAAGGTCGCGGTCGCCGATCTGGACCGGCTCCGGGAACGGGTCCGCGCCGCCGGCGGAAAGCTCGAACGAGCGGCCGCCATGGAGTCGAACTGGGTCTTCGACCGGCGCGCCGCCGCGCCCTCCGAGCGGCTGCGGGCCCGCCGCGAGTTGCTGCGTCTGCGCACGGACGGCGGCGGCTGCCGGCTGACCTTCAAGTCCGCACCTGAGATTCGGGGCGGCGTCAAGGAGAGGGCGGAACACGAGTTCGCCGTCGACGACCCGGCGGCTGCGCGTCTGTTCCTCGAGTCGCTCGGCTTCGAGGTCACGGCGCGCTACGAGAAGGTCCGCGAGCGCTGGCTGCTTCTCGGCTGCGAGATCGCCCTCGACCGGACGCCGATCGGCGATTTCGTGGAGGTCGAGCAGGTCGACCCGGACGTGCCTGCCGGCGGGATCGAACGCGTCTGCCGCCGCTGCGGCATCGATCCGGAGCGGGCCGATCTGCGGGACTATCTGGCGATCTACCGCGATCACCGCGCGCGGCACGGGGGGCTGCCCCGGGACATGGTGTTTGAGAGAGAAGGTCGGCCTTCGGCCGTGGGTCAGGACGCTCGCGGAACCGGCGGAGATTCGCAGTGA
- a CDS encoding dipeptidase: MSVDAVLERVDRETGASLDQLKEYLRIPSVSTDPEYAADVRRCAGFVKERLEAAGLAAEIIETAGHPLVYGEWLGAPGRPTVLFYGHYDVQPVDPLEEWRNDPFEPTIETGKRGERIVARGATDDKGQSFTHIKAVEAIMAETGALPVNVKFLIEGEEECGGEAIEAYVRSPESRRLGCDLALVSDTSMYGPGQPSVLYGLKGLLYTEVRVRGAGRDLHSGTFGGAVANPLNVLGSMLAALRDPRDGRILVPGFYDDVRPLGAEERAAFAALPFDEAKYGDEIGASALWGEAGYTTLERVWARPTCDVNGLWGGYQGPGAKTVIANQAGAKVSMRLVPDQDPQRLFRSFADYMRSLAPPGIEIEVENLNGAPPVLVDLDGPLVDAALEGVREAWGREPVRVREGGSIPIVSTLSEVLGAPVLLVGFGLSDDRLHAPNEKMDLSNFYQGIRTVVRVLDRLGGCAAA; this comes from the coding sequence ATGAGCGTCGACGCCGTTCTCGAGCGCGTGGACCGCGAAACCGGCGCCAGCCTGGATCAGTTGAAGGAGTACCTGCGGATCCCGTCCGTCTCGACCGATCCGGAGTACGCCGCCGACGTGCGTCGCTGCGCCGGCTTCGTCAAGGAGCGGCTCGAGGCTGCGGGCCTGGCGGCGGAGATCATCGAAACGGCGGGCCATCCGCTGGTGTACGGCGAGTGGCTCGGCGCTCCCGGCCGCCCGACCGTCCTCTTCTACGGTCACTACGACGTGCAGCCGGTCGACCCGTTGGAAGAGTGGCGGAACGACCCGTTCGAGCCGACGATCGAGACGGGAAAACGCGGCGAGCGGATCGTCGCCCGCGGCGCCACCGACGACAAGGGCCAGTCCTTCACCCACATCAAGGCAGTGGAGGCGATCATGGCCGAGACCGGCGCCCTGCCGGTCAACGTCAAGTTCCTGATCGAGGGCGAGGAGGAGTGCGGCGGCGAGGCGATCGAGGCCTACGTCAGGAGCCCGGAGTCCCGGCGCCTGGGCTGCGACCTGGCGCTGGTCTCCGACACCTCCATGTACGGCCCGGGCCAGCCCTCCGTGCTCTACGGGCTGAAGGGCCTCCTCTACACCGAAGTCAGGGTGCGCGGCGCCGGTCGCGATCTGCACTCCGGCACGTTCGGGGGCGCCGTTGCGAACCCCCTGAATGTCCTGGGCTCCATGCTGGCGGCGCTCCGTGACCCGCGAGACGGCCGGATCCTCGTTCCCGGCTTCTACGACGACGTGCGGCCGCTGGGCGCGGAAGAACGGGCGGCGTTCGCGGCGCTGCCGTTCGATGAGGCGAAGTACGGCGACGAGATCGGCGCGTCCGCCTTGTGGGGCGAGGCCGGCTACACGACCCTGGAACGGGTCTGGGCGCGGCCGACCTGCGACGTGAACGGGCTCTGGGGCGGCTACCAGGGCCCCGGCGCCAAGACGGTGATCGCGAACCAGGCCGGCGCCAAGGTCTCGATGCGGCTGGTGCCGGACCAGGACCCACAGCGGCTGTTCCGTTCCTTCGCGGACTACATGCGCTCCCTGGCGCCGCCGGGCATCGAGATCGAGGTCGAGAACCTGAACGGGGCGCCGCCGGTGCTCGTCGACCTCGACGGCCCGCTCGTCGACGCGGCTCTCGAGGGCGTGCGCGAAGCCTGGGGCCGCGAGCCGGTGCGGGTCCGGGAAGGCGGCTCGATTCCCATCGTCTCCACCCTGTCCGAGGTGCTGGGCGCTCCCGTGCTGCTGGTCGGCTTCGGCCTGTCGGACGACCGGCTGCACGCCCCGAACGAGAAGATGGACCTCTCGAACTTCTACCAGGGCATTCGCACGGTGGTCCGCGTGCTCGACCGCCTCGGAGGCTGCGCCGCCGCCTGA
- the fsa gene encoding fructose-6-phosphate aldolase produces MKFFLDTADTGEIETGLEWGMVDGVTTNPSLIAKQGKRYLPTVKEIAELVPGPVSGEVLATDLDGMLEQGRRLAGLADNVVVKVPLGPPGLTAVRRLAEEGIRCNVTLCFSPSQALLAAKAGAAYISPFVGRLDDIAQDGMDLIRQVVSIYSRYDFETEVLVASVRHPVHVVISAEMGADVATLPFKTLSQLYRHPLTDIGLESFLSDWRATGKSFDD; encoded by the coding sequence ATGAAGTTCTTTCTGGACACCGCGGACACAGGCGAGATCGAGACCGGCCTCGAGTGGGGGATGGTCGACGGCGTCACCACGAACCCGAGCCTGATCGCCAAGCAGGGCAAGCGGTACCTGCCGACCGTCAAGGAGATCGCGGAGCTGGTGCCGGGCCCCGTCAGCGGCGAGGTGCTGGCGACGGATCTCGACGGCATGCTCGAGCAGGGCCGGCGGCTCGCCGGCCTGGCCGACAACGTCGTCGTCAAGGTGCCGCTCGGGCCGCCGGGGCTGACCGCCGTGCGACGCCTCGCGGAGGAAGGGATCCGGTGCAACGTGACCCTCTGCTTCTCGCCGTCCCAGGCGCTGCTGGCGGCGAAGGCGGGCGCCGCCTACATCTCGCCCTTCGTCGGCCGCCTCGACGACATCGCCCAGGACGGCATGGACCTGATTCGCCAGGTCGTTTCGATCTACTCCCGGTACGACTTCGAGACGGAGGTCCTGGTCGCGTCGGTGCGCCATCCGGTCCACGTCGTCATCTCGGCCGAGATGGGCGCCGACGTGGCGACCCTTCCCTTCAAGACGCTGAGCCAGCTCTACCGTCATCCGCTGACCGACATCGGCCTGGAGAGCTTCCTCTCCGACTGGCGGGCCACGGGCAAGAGCTTCGATGACTGA